In Tubulanus polymorphus chromosome 2, tnTubPoly1.2, whole genome shotgun sequence, a single window of DNA contains:
- the LOC141899146 gene encoding uncharacterized protein LOC141899146 — protein sequence MDDPRIEWLRNRVFDGLNILDAVVYEELLNRDDGVFEREIAKFLNETPEEHNSALLFYKTEVEEEEEVEIECEPEIPDIQEEEFTDTLDEETPAQTPAIEELTTASSAPATPDTDGKKSKCKLSRINSLK from the exons ATGGATGACCCGAGAATCGAATGGTTGAGAAACCGAGTATTTGATGGGTTGAATATTTTGGACGCAGTGGTTTATGAGGAATTATTGAACAGAGATGATGGAGTTTTTGAACGAGAAATTGCTAAGTTTTTGAATGAGACTCCAGAAGAACACAATTCAGCTTTACTGTTTTATAAAACAGAAGTGGAAGAGGAAGAAGAAGTTGAAATTGAATGTG agCCCGAAATTCCTGATATTCAAGAAGAAGAATTCACCGATACACTCGATGAAGAAACTCCTGCACAAACTCCTGCAATTGAAGAATTAACAACTGCTTCATCAGCGCCTGCAACTCCTGATACTGATggcaaaaaatcaaaatgtaagTTATCGCGCATCAACTCATTGAAATAA